A region of the Arenibacter antarcticus genome:
CGAACACATACGTATACCGTAATGTGTTATGGGGTCTATTAACTTAATCTAGGAAGTTATTTCGTTTTAAGTAATATAGCTTGTTGAATTATAGACTTTTTGTATGCCTAACTAATAGCTACTCAACCACTTCCCAATAAGCCTCATCTAGCACTTTCACGGCTTCTTCCATTTCCTGCTGATTAAAATGTGCAAATCCCAGTCTTAGAGCGGTTATCGATCGATTTTGATAGAGGCAAACACTTGGAATAAAGAGTCCTTTTTCTCCTGCATTTTTTTGCAATTGCGTCAAGGAAAATGAGGTATTAAACCGAATCCAAAAAGCTAAACCAGCTTGCGGTATATTAAATAGAATGTTGTTATTAAAATGCGTGTTGAGTAGTTCGGCAAACATTTCTTTCCGCTCAGCGATTACTTTTTTGGACTTTCTTTGGTATCGATGAATGTCTCCTTGGTGAATGAGCTCTCTCAAAGCTTTTTCCATCATTGTATCTGGTTTACCAAAGATATTCAGATATTTTGCTGCTTCCTGCAAAAGGTCTTTCGGAGCTATTAAAAAATTCATTTGAAAACCTGGATTTAAAAACCGTCCGAAAGTGCCAACATAAATGATGCGATTGCCGCCGTTTATTCTAAATAGAGATTCTTTTTTGTTTTTTATCATAGAAAATTCAAAATCACTATCATCTTCAATTACAATGAAATTGTATGCTTCTGCCAAATCTAGCAATTGCTTTTTCCGCCTTTTGGAAAGACGAACGGTGGTGGGATATTGGCATGTGCTGTTGATGTAAACCAATCGTATCTCGCCGGGTTTATAATGGTTTTGAATATAATCAATGTTCATTCCGTCCGCATCCACCGGAATTGTTTTCATTTTGGCACCCGCTTGATTATAAATCATATTGGGTAAAAAGTAACTGAGCTCTTCAACCAAAACAATATCGCCTGTATTGATCAGTAAACGCGATAAAATGGAATGAACCTGCTCCAATCCAGCTACGGGCAGCAAAAAATCCCTAGAAAGATGAAAGCCTCGGGTTAAATTTAGATAATAACTGAGTTGGTCCCTAAATAACAGACTGTCATCAATGGTATTTAAGAAAGGACCTGATTGTTTTTTTCTTCGAATTACCGAAGTGTAAAAACGAACTAGTTCCTCCGATTTAATAATGCGATAATCTGGTGTGCCATCAGTGAAAAATAATTTTTCTTGTTTTTTTTCTATCGGTGTATCTAATATAAAATCCTTTTTGAAATGAAACGCAGCCTTTTCTGGAGGATGCTGAAAAGCTTTGGAATTTTTGGATTGAGTGGGGGAAAGCTCAGGATTTCTAACGATAGAGCCAATGTTTGGTAGCGTTTCTATCCACCCTTGTTCTTGTAGTTCTGACAAAGCGGCTACAATTGTCTTTCTGTGTACTTGAAGCTCTTCGGAAATTTTCCTACTGCCAGGAAGTCGGTTATCATCTTCTAAAAGGTTACTTTTTACGGCATTAATAAACTGATAAACAATTTGCATATAGATCGCCTCTTTTTTGCGGCGATCTATTTTTATGAAGGAATTAAAAGGAACTATAACCGGACTACTCATTATTTACATTTCGGACTACCAAAAATACTATTTTAATCCAAATCTTTGCCATCAATTTTAAATACTACGGTTAAAGAATAATTTATGAAAAAACTATTAGCGACATTAATTCTATTAGCTGCCATACCTAGCTTCTCGCAACAAAATAATACGCTTCCCGATCCAGACCTGGAAATTAACGAGTTGGATGAAGTTATTATTCAAGGAAACCGATTGCAAACTCCTTTTAGTGAGTCCACACGAGATATTCAGGTCATTACCCAGAAACAAATTCAGGCCCTTCCTGCGAAATCACTCAACGAGGTTTTATCTTTTATAAGTGGTGTGGACATTCGGCAGCGTGGTCCGTTTGGAACACAGACTGATATTTCTATTGATGGTGGAACTTCAGAGCAAACTTTGGTGCTGATTAATGGGGTAAAAATGTTAGACTCTCAAACTGCCCACAACATGATGAATATTCCAGTTCCTTTGAGTGCTATAGATCATATTGAAGTCATTAGAGGTGCTGCAGCTCGGGTTTATGGGATCAATGCCCTTACTGGAGCTATTAATATTGTTACCAAAAAGAGCAAACTCTCAACTGTATCTGTAGATATAAGGGCCGGAAGTTCTTTTAAAGGCAAGGATGACGGTGACGGTGGAGGAATTTACGGAGGCGGAGCAGCTGAGGTTACAGGAGTTTACGGATCTGATACCCAGAGTCAGCTTTTTTCATTGGCCCAAAGCAACTCTAACGGACAGCGCTACAATTCGGCCTCAAAAAATACGCGTCTTTTTTATAGCGGAAATTATGATTTTAATTCAAATAACAGCATTCAGGCAATGGCAGGCTACGCTCAAAGCCACTTTGGTGCCAACGGGTTTTATGCTGCTCCAGGTGATATTAATTCGGAAGAACATGTAAAGTCATCTGTTTTTAGTCTGTCCTCTAAGCATACTTGGGGTGATTTTACTCTTTCTCCTAGAATCAGTGATCGCTATGGGGAAGATGACTACCGTTATTTTAAAGAGGATATAAGTAGAGGACGGTCTATACACTATACCAACGCGTTGATGCTTGAATTGAATAGTAGCCTTAAAACAGGAATAGGAACTTTTGGTTTTGGTTGGGAGTCCCGATTAGAAAAAATTAACAGTTCAAATATTGGTGAACATGAGCGCGATAATCACGGTGTATATGCAGAATTAAAAAGCTTTCTAAGTGAAAAACTAAGAGGAACTATCGGTCTATATGGCAACTATAACACGGATTTTGGCTATCAGATGTATCCAGGGTTAGATTTGGCTTACCGTATCAATCATCACTGGAAAATAGCTGCGAGTATCGGTTCTGGGCAGCGCATCCCTTCGTTCACGGACTTATACCTTGATCAGCGACCTGGAAATATTGGAAATGCCTTGCTTCAACCCGAAAACGCATGGAACTATGAGGGAAATATTCAGTACCAAAATGGAAACCTACAGTTGAAAACCGGTTATTTTTATCGCCAGATTTCTGAATTTATCGATTGGGTTAGAGAGGATCCCTCAACACCTTATTCTCCAATTAATTTGGGAAAAAATACAATGCACGGCATTTACGGAAGAATGCAGCAGGATTTTGAATTGGCAGGGAAGCAATCCTTTGGATATCAGGTGAGCTATAATTATTTGCGCCCTTCCGTTGAGACTTCAACGGAAATCCAATCGAAATATATTTTAGAGTCTTTGAAGCATCAGTTAGTGGCAGGTGTTCATTATAGTATCAACGACTTTTCATTTCAAATTAAAAACAGATGGTTACAGCGAGAACTTGCCAATGCCTATAACGTAGCCGATGTTCGCTTAAATTACAAAGTTCAAAACTTCCTTTTATACACCGAGATAACTAACCTATTCAATGCCACGTACAAAGAAGCGGGTGCCGTTCCTATGCCCACGCGTTGGTTTGGATTGGGCGTTACATATCAATGGGGACAGGGTTAAAGACGGACCAGAATTTGATTCCCTAGTTGGTACGTGCCCGCCTATGCTGTCGGGCAAGCGTTACGTTCATATCCTACGTAAGCTATATCTCCATCCTCTTGCTGGCACGAGCAAATTGCTCGCGCTAGCGGAGGATTGGTGGTATTAGCATAACATTCAGCTATTGTTTTTGACTAAACCCACTTTGTAGATTTTATTCATCCCTTAGTTAATCCAGGGCCTACACAACTGTTTATTGCTAATTGGTTATTGTTAGTTGTAAAAAGTCATTTCGATATGAGTTGCTTTTCGCAACGTCCCGATACCTATCTGGAGAGTAACCTAAATTTATGGTGTAGTTGTATTTTAGTTACGAAGTTATAAGGTTATGAAGTTATGGAGAGAAAAATGTAGCCGTCAGTTCGTGAAATTCCGGAGGAATTTTGTATCGAGAACTGGTTACTGATCACCGATTACTGACCCCATCTCACTACTCAATACTTTGTACTCACTACTGATTTTTGCGTTAGCTATTGCAGCGATATCCTTTTTTGGCTTGAGTTTCATAATTATCCTAAGACCTGCGAGGTTTTTCAAACCTTGTAGGTCTAGTTGATGATCACAAAAAAGGTAAGCCATAACCTTGCTAAACCATAGTCAAAAAAGATTAAGCGGAAAGAGCGCCCCGATAGGGGAACGCCCAAAATAAAATTGGTATCTTTCTATACTAAACATCAACTAAAATGGGACACAAAATAGTTATTGCTGGCGCTGGTGGGATTGCTAGTGCCGTTGCACTTATTATAGCGGAGTGGGGTGAAGATTCTCCACAGCTTTTTATTGGAAACCGAACCTTGGACAAAGCGCAAGGGGTTGCCCAATGGATTAAAGATGGGGTCACGAAATCCTGCGAGGTGAAGGCCTTCCTTCTTTCAGAAAATGATACGACTAGTGAGATGGCGTCGGTTTTTAGTCAGGCAGATATTTTGCTCGATTGTCTGCCGGGGAGTTTGGCCCCTAGAATGGCGGGTTATGCCAAAGAGTATGGCCTTCATTACGTTAACCTAACGGAATACGTGGCTGAAACCAAGGAGATTATGGCATTGGCCAAGGATGCTGAAACTGGTTTTGTTCTTCAATCTGGTTTGGCACCAGGGTATATCGATTTATTGGCGCATCATCTGTTTTTGGAATTTTGTAAGGAAAACGGCGTAGATAAGGTCGGTTCCTTAGAGTTTAAGGTAGGTGCCTTAACGCACCATGCCGTAGCACCACATTATTATGGCTTTACCTGGAGTCCGGTTGGCGTGGCTACAGAATATATTAAAGATGCCGAAACATTGCGGAATTATAAAATAAAACAGCGTCCATCCCTATCGGAAAGGGCCACCATTATTATAGACGGAATTGCCTATGAGGAAGACCTAACTTCCGGTGGTGCAGCCGATCTGCCCCATGCCTTGGAAGGAAAGGTGGGGAGCTTAGATTATAAAACCTTGAGACATCCGGGCCATTATGCGTGGGTAGACCAACAGATTAAAGGAATGGAAAAGGACGATGATACTATAGGGGCCTTACAACGGATAATGGGTGCTGTAATTCCACATATGGAGGACGATCAAATTGTACTCTATGCCGCAGTAGAAGGGAAAGATGCTAAAGGAACTCTTAGAAGAAAGGAAATAGCCAATAAAATCTACCCTCAAAAAATAGGGAAACATACACTAAAAGCAATACAGACAACCACCGCAGTACCTATGATACAAGCTGCTTATCATTTGTTAACCTCTAATTCAAAAGGATTGATCTTACAAAGTCAGCTTGACCCATTACCCTTTCTGAACGGGAAATTTGTAACTCCTGTTTATGGGGAAATTAAAAAATGAACGAGATTCCGAAAATCAACATAAGCCGCCATTATTTTTGAAGAATAGGGTCTAAAAAGGGTAATATTGACTATATAATTGATCATATATGTATACTTTGATCAATTACCTTTATGACCAACAAAGTTCCTATAGTTCTAATAATGGCTTTACAAAGTAGAGCGTTTAAATTGGCACATAATATTGATGCTATCAATATTTTTTTGGTGATAACAATTAGAAAGTAGAAAGGAACTGAGATTTAAAAAATAATAATCTATAGTAACCAATTATAAAACCAGCATGAAACCCATTGTACAAATTTCCCTAGACCTTACCAATATCGATGAAGCTTTAGAAACTGCCGCCATGGCATTAAGGGCCGGAGTGGATTGGCTGGAGGCGGGCACTCCACTTATTTTGGCCGAAGGCCTTCACGGAGTTAGAAAATTAAGGGAAGCCTTTCCGGGTATTCCGATTGTAGCCGATCTAAAAACTATGGACGGAGGTTATTTGGAAGCGGAAATGATGGCTAAGGCTGGTGCTACACATGTTGTAGTTATGGCTAGGGCGCATATAGAGACCATCAAGGTTGTAGTACAGGCTGGTAAAGATTATGGCGTAAAAGTAATGGGGGACAACCTGGGGTGTCCAGACATGATTCAAGGTGCAAGATTGCTGGAAGATTTGGGGTGCGATTATGTTATTCACCATATTGGATATGATGAACGCAGAGGAATTGCCGCACAAGGATTAAAAATGCCCAGTCCATTAGATCAATTAAGAGAGGTGGTAAATGCAGTAAATATTCCGGTGCAAGCGGTAGGCGGACTTAGTTTAGAGCAGGCGATACGTTGTCCAGAATACGGCGCACCCATGGTGGTTTTAGGAGCCCCGTTGACTATTGATGCCGACTCTTTTAAAACAGCCGATGGAGATCTGGAAAGTTCATTGCGATTAATATGCGAGAGAATCCATGCCTATGGGAATGTCTCAAAATAACTAATAAATAGAGGTCTGCTTTGTAACTATCCATAGTTGAAACCGCTAAGGTATTGTTTGGGAAGAAATCGAAGTAGGACGAACATTAAAATATAACCATTAACCAAATTTTAAAAAAAAACCATTATGAAGTCGATTGGAGTTGTAAACTATGCCCCTGAAAAGGGCAGTGTAGAAATAAGGGAAGTCGCCAGACCAGAAATTGGAGAAGAAGATGTGCTGTTGGAAGTGGCCAACGTAGGAGTTTGTGGTAGCGATTTGCATCAATGGACGGCAGATCATAGTTGGCCCGTAAATTATCCCGTAGTGTTGGGTCATGAATTTGGGGGACATATTGTAGAACTAGGCAGTAGGGTAAAGGATTGGAAAGAAGGAGATAGGGTAGTTAGCGAGACCGCAGCAGTTATAGACCTTAATAACCCGATGAGCAAACAAGGGCTTTATAACTTAGATCCCACTAGAAAAGGGTTTGGATATGGAGTAAATGGGGCTATGACGCGCTTTGTAAAGGTGCCTGCGCGTTGTCTTCACAAAGTACCAGATCACCTTCCCTTTGAACAAGCTTGTCTTACAGAACCCTGTTCCGTGGCCTATAATGCGGTAGTAGTGAATTCCCCTATTAAGCCTGGGGACCGGGTAATTGTCTTGGGTCCAGGGACCATTGGTATCCTATGTGCTGCTATGGCCCGGTTATGCGGTGCAGAAGTAGCTTTAATAGGATTGGAATCCGATCGAGGAAGGTTGGAAATTGCCAAACAATATGGTTGTGAAGGCATTGTTGGGGACGCAACGGAATGGGCCCATAAAAAAGATGGTTTGGGAGCCGACTGTATAATTGACGCTGCAGGGGCAAGTGCTACTTTAAAAATTGCCTTAGAATTGGTTAGGCCTAATGGTCATATTACCAAAGTAGGGTGGGGGCCACAACCTTTAAACTTTTCCTTGGATCCCCTAGTACAGAAAAATGTGACGCTTCAGGGAAGTTTTAGCCATAATTGGCCTATTTGGGAAAAAGTACTCTCGCTTTTGGCCTCAGGCCAACTGGATGTTAAACCTATAATTGGTGGAGTCTGGGAAATGAGCGATTGGAGAGAGGCATTTGAACAAATGCATAGTGGTAAAGTAGTTAAAAGTGTTTTAAGACCTAATTAAATGAGATTAAGTTCTAAAATTATATTGATAACAGGTGGTTACACAGGTATTGGTCGCGCTATAGCAAGACGCTGTGTAGCAGAAGGTGCCAAGGTGATGGTAAACGGTCTAGAGGAAGATCGCGGAAAGAGCCTTGTGGAAGAACTGGGAGCGGAAAACGCCAGCGCATTCACCATAGATATTACCAATCCCCAAGCTCCGCAGAAATTGGTAGCAGAAACCCTTAGAACCTATGGCAAGCTGGACGCAGTGGTTAATAATGCCGCGTTTATTGGGTCTTCTAATATAAATACTACAGACATTCCTCTTTTGGAGCGAATGTTTGCGGTGAATACCATTGCTCCATTAAGCATTATTCAGGCTGCTTTGCCCCACTTATCCAAAGTGCACGGATGTGTGCTGAATATTGGCTCTATTAACGCTTGGGGAGGGGAACCTAATTTATTGGGCTATAGTATTTCTAAAGGAGCGTTGATGACCATGACTAGAAATTTGGGAGATAGCCTGTTTCGGGAATATGGAGTACGGGTGAATCAGATCAACCCTGGATGGGTGCTTACGGAAAAGGAAATTTTGAATAAGGAGCAGCAGGGAATGAAAAGCGATTGGTACAAGGATATCCCCAGTATTTTTGCACCTGCAGGCCGAATTTTTACTCCGGAGGAAATTGCAACCGCTTGTCTGTATTGGCTTTCGGACGAATGTGGGCCGGTAAGTGCACAGGTCATGGATTTGGAACAATTTCCTGTAATAGGACGGAATCTGCCCAAAAGCTGGGAAGGGTCGCATTGAGGGGAGTATTAAGTATTAAGTACAAAGTACAAAGTATTAAGTAGTTAGTATAGAGATATGAGTAGTGAGTATTGAGAATTAGTATTGAGATACGAGTATTAAGTATTAAGTAGTGAGTATTGAGATATGAGTAAGTATTGAGAGGGTTCAGTGAAAAGCGATCAGTGAACAGTATCAAAATCTGTCTGGTAGCGCAGTCGAGACCATAATAAAAAGCAATAATATCTCTAGTAATAATAATTAAAATCATTTTATTTTGCCAAAATTAGCTGTATTCCCAAAAGCATTTATGCAAGAACTTTGTAAGGATGGAACCATGAAGGTTTCACAATGGATCGACCTGGCCGTTAAGCTGGATATTGATGGATTGGAATGGTATGCCGGGTTCTTGGAAATGGAAGATCAATCCAACTGGCCCATTTTCAGGGAACAGGTAGAACGTAACGGGAAAGTAATTCCAATGCTGTGCTGCTCTCCAGATTTCACCCATCCAGATGCCACCTTTAGGGAAGCAGAAATAAAGAAACAGATCCATTGGATAGAAATGACCCATACCTTAGGGGGGTCTTATTGTCGAGTATTGTCTGGCCAACGTAGACCGGAATTAACCATGGAAGAGGGGGTTGCTTATGCTGCCGACTGCATAAAGCAATGTCTGCCCCATGCTGAAAAGCTTGGGATAACCCTGATTCTGGAGAACCATTATAAGGACGATTTCTGGGAATATCCCGAGTTTGCTCAGCAAATGGATGTTTTTTGCGATTTGGTATCGCGTATAGATCATCCGAATTTTGGAGTTAACTACGATCCTAGTAATACCTTTTTGGCTGGTGAGGATCCGTTGGAACTACTATACCGCGTTTCGGACCGAGTGGTGACCATGCACGCCAGTGATCGCTACCTAAAAGAAGGGACTATAGAAGATCTACGCAAGGAAGAAGGTGGGGCCACAGGTTATGCCAAAAGATTGAGTCATGGGGAAATAGGAAAGGGATTGAACGATTATGATGCCATTTTTAAAGAATTGAAAAGAGTGGGATTCGATGGTTGGATCAGTATAGAAGACGGTGTGGATGGTATGGACCAATTAGAACGCAGCGTGACTTTTGTAAGAAGAAAAATAAAGGAATATTGGCCCGATTTTGAATAGGGGTTGTAGTACGAGTTTAAGAATTAGCGAGGCAAAGTTTATTATCCAACGACGACCTAGAAGTTGATGTAATAAATTGTTTTACAGGTTGGTAGGTTGTGTGGGTGCTAGCCTAACCTAAAGAAAGTGGTAAATTAGGGTTAATTTCAAAATCGAGATTTAGGGTAATTAACTGGTACTGTCCTTGTGACATTATTCTACTTTTGAAAAATATTTGATTTACTAATAATGGATAAAGTAGGCCAAATAAACTAGGATGAAAGTTACTTGCTAAGTATCCCTTATCTGTAAAATAGGTTTAAAAAGCTCCGAGATTCAGCTTTTTATTTTTCTTAAAAAGCGCGGAGTTTTTGAACCGGTTTTTAGATCAGATCTAAAAAATTTATCTAGATAAGGTGTCTTTTCTTTTGTTTCGTTTTCTTTGGACAAGCAAAGAAAATGAAAAAAGATATTTGGGTAAGACTCAGTTAAATATTTATGGAAAATTTTATTTATTGGAAAAATATTTAAGTTACGTTATTTGTATATACATTTCAAATGTTTGTAACCCTAGGATAGTTGGGAATGTAAAATAAAAACACCCTCCCTTGGCGTCAAGAGAAGGTGTTTAACTTCTTTTAGAAAACAAGTAAAAATATTTAATTTACTACGTTCTGAGGACTACCCTTAATAAATGCTTCCAAATTTTCTACTGCAGAATTCATAAGATTTCTTCTAGAATCTAACGGGGCCCATGCAATATGGGGGGTAATAATGCAGTTTTCTGCCTGGAGCAAAGGATTGTCTGCGTTAATCGGCTCTTGGGAGACTACATCCACTGCCGCAAACGCTATTTTCCCACTGTCCAAGGCCGTTTTTAAGTCCTCTTCCACAATTAATGGTCCGCGAGAGGTGTTTATCAACATCACGCCATCCTTCATTTTGGAAATGTTGGCAGTATTGATAATACCTTCTGTTTCGGGAGTCAAGGGGCAGTGAAGGCTTATTACGTCGGATTGACTCAAAAGCTCCTCCATTTCTACCTGTTTAATATTTTTATTTTCAAGTTCTGGTCGTTTTCGACTTCCCGAAGTAAGGATCTTCATACCAAAAGCCTCGGCCAATTTTGCGGTGGCACGGCCGATACTTCCAAAGCCAATAATTCCCATGGTTTTGCCTTCCAATGCGATTAATGGGTAATTCCAAAAACAAAAATCCTTGCTGTTGGTCCATTGTCCGTCCTTTACAGCACGATTGTGTTCTCCAACATGATGGCACATTTCCAACAATAGCGCCATAGTCATTTGTGCCACCCCGGTAGTTCCGTAGGTTGGTACATTGGTAACTTTCATTCCCAGAGATTTTGCAGCAGCTATATCCACTATATTGAATCCCGTGGCCAAAACGCCAATATATTTTACGGCAGGCACTTTCTCCAACACCTCTTTAGGCAAGGGGGTCTTATTGGTAAAGACAATAGTTGCATCGCCAATGGCTTCCACAATTTTAGCGGAATCATAGGGAGTTCTATCATAAACGGTCAGGGATCCCAAAGCTTCTAAACCTTCCCAGCTTAAATCACCGGGGTTAAGGGTGTATCCATCCAAAATAACGATCTTCATATATAATTGATATTAAATTAGAAATATTTCTAGAGTGCGGTTAACTACAAATAAATAGGCTGATTTACAAATATAGTACATATTGGAATTACCCGGTCTTTAGAAATAATCACCTTGTTTTTAGCGTATTCCTAAAGATTGGCATTACCCTTTTATGGCTTTTGTTATTGTATTTTTCGCTTGATGGGACAATGGGAGTTGTAGTGCCGCTTCATGTCCTTTAGGAGACATTTTTCGCCAGGTTTTTTGCAGTACATCCAATTGCTTTTCCTCTGGATGTTTTGCTGAAAAATCCTCAAAATAGTATTCTAGGAATACCAAACAGATTACATCCTCCAGAGTCTGGGTTTCCACATTTTTTTGCAATTGTTTTTTTTGCAACAAAAAGGCTACTTGATCGATGATTTCCTGCTCATACCCTACCTCTTTTAAAATGAATGAAGCTTTTTCTACATGAAATTTTTGTAGGGTCTGTCGCCATTTAAGATAGCCTTTTCTCCCCATCTCGAAGGTATCCCTCGGAATCTCCCATCTTTGAATATGCTGGGAGCGAGCCGTTAATTGCAGAGCTTCGGAGGCATTTGGAGCAAAGCTCTTTAATTTATCTGTCATCCTAATGGCGTACAGCAGCTCTTTTGGGTAGGTTTTGCCTTGCCATAGTTCGGTATTGGGATCTTCTTTATTGGCAGCGTCAAACCGCTCAATTGCATTTTCAAATTTATTTTCTACTGCCATATTTTAGGTTTTACCCAAAGTTATTCAGAAATAGGAATAAAACCAATGGATCAATGTAACAATGTGAAAATATACAGATGGGTTAATGAAGTAATGTGATAATTTGAAAACGTACCGGAAATAGGATAATCCTTAAAGGAGGAGCTTTTGTTTTTTCTTTGTAGCGTATTTCAAGGTGAAAAAGCGCATTTCAATACTCATATCTCAATTCTATTCACCCATGTGATGGAGTTATCCAGTTATGCTGTTATCCAGTTAAAAAGTTAAAAAAGCTAAGAAGAGACGTACTTATATCTCAATACTCACATCTCAATACTATTTACTGCTTCCTATGTGCCAATACCACAGGGGGCTGCCCATTAAAGGGGTTTTGCATTCTACCTATGGTCTTGGCGCCCAATCCGGATGCCCTTATAACACTTTTATCCCCAAAACGTTCCCTTATTTTATCTAAAGCGGCATATAGATTTAGTGCTTCTTCGGTATCTTCAAATAGGTTGATCTGATAATTCCCATGTACTAAGTGACTGAAACGGATACCGATTAAACGGACCAATAGCCTTTTATTGTAGAGCGTATTGAACAGACCTAGAATCTGGGGGATCAGAATATGGTCTGCACTGGTATATGGAATTTTTAATTGCTTGGAATAGGTGTTAAAATCCGAGTAACGGATCTTTACAGAAATACAGGCGGTCAGTTTTTCCCCTCTCCGGAGTTGATAGGCCAGGTTTTCCGTCATGGCAATAAGAATGCCACGGAGTTTTATCACATCTATGGTGTCTTTGTCAAAGGTACGTTCGGTAGAAATAGATTTCCGTTCCGAATAAGGAATTACAGGGGTATTGTCCATCCCGTTTGCGCGTTTCCATATTAGTCCGCCGTTGGCTCCCAATACCCGTTGCATCACATCCATAGGCATCTCTTGGATGGTCTTTATTTGGCGCAGTCCCAAATTGCGGAGTGTTTGGTAGGTCTTGTCACCTACCATGGGTATTTTCCGTATAGACAAGGGCGCTAAAAACGGTTTTTCATCCCCATAATCTATTTTTAATTGATTGTTGGGTTTGGCTTCACCGGTTGCTATTTTTGATACCACTTTGTTTACGGATAATCCAAAGGAAATAGGAAG
Encoded here:
- a CDS encoding D-2-hydroxyacid dehydrogenase, which gives rise to MKIVILDGYTLNPGDLSWEGLEALGSLTVYDRTPYDSAKIVEAIGDATIVFTNKTPLPKEVLEKVPAVKYIGVLATGFNIVDIAAAKSLGMKVTNVPTYGTTGVAQMTMALLLEMCHHVGEHNRAVKDGQWTNSKDFCFWNYPLIALEGKTMGIIGFGSIGRATAKLAEAFGMKILTSGSRKRPELENKNIKQVEMEELLSQSDVISLHCPLTPETEGIINTANISKMKDGVMLINTSRGPLIVEEDLKTALDSGKIAFAAVDVVSQEPINADNPLLQAENCIITPHIAWAPLDSRRNLMNSAVENLEAFIKGSPQNVVN
- the dinB gene encoding DNA polymerase IV, with the translated sequence MNKTILHLDLDTFYVSVERLQDSRLNNRPILVGGTSDRGVVAACSYETRGFGVHSGMPMKMAKELCPEAVIIKGNAGNYSKQSDIVTDIIKEQVPLFEKSSIDEFYADLTGMDRFFGAYQYSSELRHKIIKETGLPISFGLSVNKVVSKIATGEAKPNNQLKIDYGDEKPFLAPLSIRKIPMVGDKTYQTLRNLGLRQIKTIQEMPMDVMQRVLGANGGLIWKRANGMDNTPVIPYSERKSISTERTFDKDTIDVIKLRGILIAMTENLAYQLRRGEKLTACISVKIRYSDFNTYSKQLKIPYTSADHILIPQILGLFNTLYNKRLLVRLIGIRFSHLVHGNYQINLFEDTEEALNLYAALDKIRERFGDKSVIRASGLGAKTIGRMQNPFNGQPPVVLAHRKQ
- a CDS encoding DUF4202 domain-containing protein, producing MAVENKFENAIERFDAANKEDPNTELWQGKTYPKELLYAIRMTDKLKSFAPNASEALQLTARSQHIQRWEIPRDTFEMGRKGYLKWRQTLQKFHVEKASFILKEVGYEQEIIDQVAFLLQKKQLQKNVETQTLEDVICLVFLEYYFEDFSAKHPEEKQLDVLQKTWRKMSPKGHEAALQLPLSHQAKNTITKAIKG